Proteins from one Telopea speciosissima isolate NSW1024214 ecotype Mountain lineage chromosome 1, Tspe_v1, whole genome shotgun sequence genomic window:
- the LOC122665007 gene encoding rhodanese-like domain-containing protein 14, chloroplastic has product MIALRLIITSYPAPPSHPNSSIIPFSTPKFGSLSLATGALSPLGVKLFSHSRSTSISTIRSAATKPVKSPAEEDWKIKRECLLQKRVRSVDVKEALRLQKENNFVILDVRPEAEFKEGHPPEAINVQIYRLIKEWTAWDIARRAAFAFFGIFAGTEENPEFIQSVQSKLDKNSKIIVACSSGGTMRPTQNLPEGQQSRSLIAAYLLVLNGYDNVFHLEGGLYSWFKEGLPTVSEE; this is encoded by the exons ATGATCGCTCTTCGACTGATCATCACTTCATACCCAGCTCCTCCTTCACATCCCAATTCATCCATCATTCCCTTCTCAACTCCTAAATTTGGTTCTCTTTCCTTGGCAACAGGAGCCCTTTCTCCGTTGGGTGTGAAATTGTTTTCCCACTCCCGATCTACCTCCATTTCGACAATCCGAAGTGCTGCCACCAAGCCCGTGAAATCGCCAG CTGAAGAAGATTGGAAAATCAAGCGTGAATGTCTACTTCAGAAAAGG GTACGCAGTGTGGATGTAAAAGAAGCCCTACGTCTTCAGAAAGAAAATAACTTTGTAATCCTTGATGTCCGTCCTGAGGCAGAATTCAAAGAG GGTCATCCACCTGAAGCTATCAATGTCCAAATCTATAGACTCATAAAGGAATGGACAGCCTGGGATATTGCTAGGCGTGCTGCATTTGCATTCTTCGGCATCTTTGCTGGGACAGAAGAAAACCCTGAGTTTATACAAA GTGTGCAGTCAAAATTAGATAAGAACTCAAAAATAATAGTTGCTTGCTCATCAGGAGGAACAATGCGACCAACCCAAAATCTTCCTGAAGGCCAACAATCAAG GTCTCTAATAGCTGCTTACCTGCTCGTTCTCAACGGATATGACAATGTTTTCCACTTGGAAGGAGGTCTATACTCGTGGTTTAAGGAAGGATTACCTACAGTTTCAGAGGA